One genomic region from Daphnia magna isolate NIES linkage group LG10, ASM2063170v1.1, whole genome shotgun sequence encodes:
- the LOC116932669 gene encoding uncharacterized protein LOC116932669 codes for MIFTKLESIVLLAVFCLLPIIYAGPIPSSAELSSSRSSGRKTQQRFTRDYHDQDTTDVADLLATTVEPQLPTDEDLSLVQEDDRNHLVNPVPHVATESASPSTPVETSSPEAVLFYPSVPVDQPKYRPATHYAPPVESHPSRGGKVSTSSRPFGLGVPKLRQLGFPPISNTRENVGQQVNWEAKIGRSHGSFHEFLLA; via the exons ATGATTTTTACGAAG TTGGAAAGTATCGTTTTACTGGCGGTGTTTTGTCTTCTACCAATCATCTATGCGGGCCCGATTCCTTCTTCCGCTGAATTAAGTAGCAGCCGTTCATCTGGACGGAAGACGCAGCAACGATTTACACGAGACTATCACGATCAAGACACGACTGATGTAGCAGATCTTTTAGCAACTACAGTTGAACCTCAGTTGCCAACAGATGAAGACTTGTCTCTGGTACAAGAGGATGACAGGAACCATCTGGTGAACCCTGTTCCTCATGTAGCAACAGAATCTGCATCACCATCAACACCTGTTGAAACTTCTTCTCCAGaagctgttttgttttacccttCCGTGCCCGTCGATCAACCCAAATATCGCCCAGCTACCCACTACGCTCCTCCAGTTGAAAGTCATCCTTCTAGAGGTGGCAAGGTAAGCACTTCCAGTCGTCCGTTTGGATTGGGTGTACCCAAACTGAGGCAGCTTGGCTTCCCTCCCATATCTAACACACGAGAAAATGTGGGTCAACAAGTCAATTGGGAAGCTAAAATTGGTCGTTCTCATGGTTCATTTCATGAATTTCTTTTGGCTTAA
- the LOC116932660 gene encoding collagen alpha-1(I) chain, producing MKVLAIIPFLAATAFAAPNYAVAPPPQAIINSYGNNVATYPAGVRPPNIEEVQKEWNKFIEKLPWLKGPAGPPGPPGPPGGGRGVDSYATDYNQPPQTIVGPPGPPGPPGPAGAKGEIGYTGKPGLNGAPGPQGAQGFDGAPGAHGEKGAAGYNGAPGAPGKDGYPGAKGEPGYNGAPGLNGAPGAPGKDGLNGMPGFSGPKGEKGAQGPTLTSTIPGPIGAPGPAGKDGWPGFPGGPGPVGPVGPAGPVGPVGRPGSNGFPGTSGPKGEMGNPGFNGMPGKDGLNGAPSMQPGPIGPQGLVGPPGFNGAPGKDGLPGPIGFPGKDGLNGAPGPIGQPGQLGKPGKDGFIGFPGAPGFPGAPGPVGPEGKPGALGMTGSPGPMGPVGEMGPQGNPGAPGLLGAPGPIGPVGRPGPMGSPGPTGPQGNSGSPGFLGAPGPVGPQGSPGAPPPIGAPGPGAPIDTPIGAPGPFPSGAPGPIPPVYGEPSAQQASYPTQAQQYSSKAPEESGRSNQDMFQSFVANVNRG from the exons ATGAAGGTTTTA GCAATTATACCTTTCCTGGCTGCTACAGCATTTGCTGCCCCTAATTATGCAGTTGCACCTCCTCCACAAGCAATAATCAATTCTTACGGTAACAATGTTGCAACTTATCCGGCCGGAGTGAGGCCCCCGAACATCGAAGAAGTCCAAAAGGAATGGAATAAGTTTATAGA AAAACTGCCATGGCTGAAAGGTCCTGCTGGCCCTCCTGGTCCTCCCGGACCTCCTGGTGGAGGACGAGGAGTTGACAGCTATGCAACTGATTACAATCAACCACCACAGACAATTGTTGGACCCCCTGGCCCTCCCGGACCACCAGGACCAGCTGGAGCTAAAGGAGAGATCGGATACACTGGAAAACCGGGATTGAATGGCGCTCCCGGCCCACAAGGAGCACAGGGTTTTGATGGCGCACCTGGTGCACATGGAGAAAAAGGAGCAGCAGGCTACAATGGAGCTCCCGGTGCTCCTGGAAAAGACGGTTACCCTGGAGCTAAAGGAGAGCCCGGTTACAATGGCGCTCCTGGTTTGAACGGGGCCCCAGGAGCCCCTGGCAAAGACGGACTTAATGGAATGCCCGGATTTTCTGGACCCAAGGGTGAAAAGGGTGCACAAGGGCCAACTTTAACTTCAACCATTCCCGGCCCAATCGGTGCTCCCGGACCTGCTGGTAAAGACGGATGGCCTGGTTTCCCTGGTGGGCCTGGACCTGTTGGCCCTGTCGGCCCTGCTGGACCAGTCGGACCTGTTGGACGACCCGGTTCAAATGGTTTTCCCGGAACCTCTGGTCCTAAAGGCGAAATGGGAAATCCCGGATTCAACGGAATGCCCGGCAAAGATGGACTCAATGGCGCTCCAAGCATGCAACCAGGTCCGATTGGACCACAAGGATTGGTCGGACCACCAGGCTTCAACGGAGCTCCCGGAAAAGATGGTTTACCTGGCCCCATTGGTTTTCCAGGCAAAGACGGACTTAACGGCGCCCCCGGACCTATCG GTCAACCCGGACAGCTAGGCAAACCTGGAAAAGATGGTTTCATTGGTTTCCCCGGAGCTCCTGGTTTCCCTGGTGCTCCAGGCCCTGTAGGACCTGAAGGCAAACCCGGTGCACTAGGCATGACTGGCAGCCCAGGCCCGATGGGTCCTGTTGGAGAAATGGGACCTCAAGGTAACCCTGGAGCACCAGGTTTGCTTGGCGCTCCAGGTCCTATCGGACCTGTAGGAAGACCTGGCCCTATGGGAAGCCCAGGACCAACAGGTCCTCAAGGTAATTCTGGCTCACCAGGATTCCTAGGCGCTCCAGGACCAGTTGGACCTCAAGGAAGCCCTGGCGCTCCCCCACCTATTGGAGCTCCAGGACCCGGAGCTCCTATTGATACTCCAATCGGAGCACCTGGACCTTTCCCTTCCGGAGCACCTGGACCTATCCCACCAGTTTACGGTGAACCCTCTGCCCAACAGGCTTCTTATCCAACCCAGGCACAACAATATTCTAGCAAAGCACCGGAAGAATCAGGCCGAAGCAATCAGGACATGTTCCAGTCGTTCGTAGCCAACGTCAATCGAGGATAG
- the LOC116932665 gene encoding uncharacterized protein LOC116932665 yields the protein MDSLKLKNSLALVAGLFAIHLSISCAHPVPSSSTDGVVEQEISNFQRFARNNTTTGQDYHEAEATNESFVLTTEAFPMDQSAFNITTSFINQFHSDLFTPTSNQTEEPLATDIPDLVGNITPLPVNEEEVCETVSEEDHSVNVLESLLLDSVAPSTDGTVDLPSLKPTEEPELQWAFVTPFVPQDRSHLQMSVSTSPSDVTSSTSGVAEFRDFSSSVPPLDVLPESQSTSIASFELSGHIPTTSTAPPATVASAQVSIPNQSSFTPGIVTQPVFNSLENPTSTTLATETLESQKKSFETLDPLHPSIHLQTAVRKLVDMNPFLLNPTWPTEMGFHSIPAQRVMTQSFGNQRPTFHAKMNPYRRMLSEFQLDPPSYPGVQSFSPQVHPVQYRYRQPVSHGHPRAPYPHPHDNNNAIHRSFESASPKSRMFAFPGISSTRENFRFRVNWVDEIAPAGSA from the exons ATGGATTCGCTTAAA TTGAAAAATAGTTTAGCACTCGTTGCTGGTCTCTTTGCTATTCACCTGTCAATCAGCTGCGCCCATCCAGTTCCTTCTTCCTCTACGGATGGTGTAGTTGAACAGGAGATTTCCAACTTTCAGCGTTTCGCTCGCAATAATACAACTACCGGACAAGATTATCATGAAGCTGAAGCCACCAATGAATCTTTTGTACTAACAACTGAAGCCTTCCCTATGGATCAAAGCGCCTTCAACATCACGACGTCTTTTATCAACCAATTTCATAGCGATCTTTTCACCCCAACATCCAATCAAACGGAAGAGCCACTGGCGACAGACATTCCGGATTTAGTTGGAAACATAACTCCACTACCTGTTAACGAGGAAGAAGTCTGCGAGACAGTTTCGGAAGAAGATCATTCTGTCAATGTCTTAGAGAGTCTTCTTCTCGATTCTGTTGCGCCATCGACGGATGGTACGGTCGATCTTCCATCTTTAAAACCGACGGAAGAACCGGAACTCCAATGGGCATTTGTTACACCGTTCGTCCCACAAGATCGTTCACATCTGCAGATGTCTGTCTCAACGTCTCCATCAGATGTCACTTCGTCCACTTCAGGTGTGGCAGAGTTTCGTGATTTTTCTAGCAGCGTCCCACCGTTGGACGTACTCCCTGAATCTCAGTCGACATCTATAGCATCTTTCGAATTATCCGGACACATCCCAACGACTTCGACAGCCCCTCCAGCCACAGTTGCATCCGCACAAGTCTCCATTCCAAATCAATCGTCTTTCACTCCTGGCATAGTGACACAGCCTGTTTTCAATTCTTTGGAGAATCCTACATCGACGACCTTAGCTACAGAGACACTTGAATCGCAAAAGAAATCGTTTGAAACCTTAGATCCACTCCATCCGTCTATCCATTTGCAAACGGCTGTACGGAAGCTTGTGGATATGaatccttttcttttgaatccTACGTGGCCAACTGAAATGGGATTTCATTCCATTCCGGCGCAACGAGTGATGACACAATCCTTTGGCAACCAGCGTCCCACGTTTCACGCTAAGATGAATCCTTATAGAAGAATGTTGTCAGAGTTCCAGCTGGATCCACCGTCCTATCCCGGTGTACAGAGTTTTAGCCCGCAGGTACATCCCGTTCAGTACAGATATCGCCAACCTGTTTCCCACGGTCATCCGCGCGCTCCTTATCCTCATCCACACGATAATAACAATGCTATCCATCGTTCGTTTGAATCAGCTTCTCCGAAGTCGAGGATGTTTGCCTTTCCCGGAATATCCAGCACACGCgaaaattttcgttttcgtgTCAATTGGGTTGATGAAATTGCGCCGGCTGGTTCGGCTTAA